AAAAACAACCCTGCTCCAAGACATAAAATGATAAATACATTTGACCATAGTATGTCGTTAATAAATTTAATCGCTTCTTCCATTTGAAATGTTTTGAATTGAAAAATAATAATTTTTAATCAAATACACTACTTTGCTGTGATTATTATATGTAATTGGTTTGTTTATTTTGTTTAGTGAAAAAGAAATGTGTTTTTTTTGATGAAACAAGGAAGAGTCTTCTCTTTGTTTTCTTCGAATCATCTCTCATACAACTTTGAATTTCCATTGTTCTAAGCGTTGTTTTTCGAAGAAGAGTAAACTTTGATAGGAGGCGGAGTAAAAGAAAGAATTGTAGTTAATTGGGAGAGGAGGGAAGTAGAGAGCATAAAAAAAGCTACTTCAATAACTGAAGTAGCTTTTATATCGTATTGTACTGTTTTGTGCTTAGTAACGAATGCTGAATAAACCTTCTGCTTTGTTTTCTAAGTTATTAAAACGCGCTGTACATTCTTGAATCATTTTTACAGCAGCAGCTTTATCTCCAAAACCATTTGTAGTAACTGTTTTGTTTTCTAAGTCTTTGTAAACTTTGAAGAAATGTTCTACTTCTTTTTTGAAGTGTTCATTCACATCGTCGATGTCGTTTAATTTATTCATCAATGGATCAGAAACAGGAACACAAAGAATTTTCTCATCTTGTCCTTTGTCATCAGCCATGTAAAAAATACCAATAGGCTTTACTTCAACAACCATTCCTGGAAGAGATGGTTCAGTAAATAATACTAGTACGTCTAGTGGATCTCCATCTAAAGCTAACGTTTCAGGAATAAAACCGTAGTCAGCTGGATATCTCATGTTTGAGTAAAGTAAACGATCAAATCTCAATCGTTTTAAATCAAAATCATATTCGTATTTATTTCTACTACCTGCTGGAATCTCAACGAAGGCATCAAAAGTTTCGAATGTACTCATATTCATTTATTTTTTATAGTCAAATAACTTAATAATGGGTGCAAAAATACTTCAATTCGTGCTGTTTACCAAGTTTTATCCACAATATTAGAAATAAATTCCGAATGAACCTCGAATTGCAAACCTTCTCGCATCTGGCATATCTAGATAATTTCCTCGCCAGCTTAAGTCAAGTCTGAAAATTTTAAAAATATTCCCTACACCTACATAGTATTCATAATAGAAATCCTCAGGTGCTTTGTATACCAATTGAGAAGCATTCAAATCAATGTTCTCTTGAGAAATCTTACCATAGATTCCGCGAATTCCGACAATCTCCCTTAGGTTTAAATCCCTAAACCATGGAATTCTTGAAAGTAAACGCCCTCCAAAATTGTGTTCTAAGTGAATAGAGGCATATTCGTTGGTTACAAATTCATAATAATCCAAGTTGGCAAACGTATTTTCGATATTGAACCACGATTGGTTACCTGGTACAACACTTAGCAAACCTAATGGAACTTCTCCAAAGGTTTTACCTGCTTCAAATGTAGTAGTAAACGTTCCAAAACCTCCTAATAAAATAGGTTTTCGAGCGTATAACTGCAATTTGTCGTATTGGAAATTACTGTCAAAAGCTCCTTTGAAACCATGGCTGTAACGCAGGTATAATTTGAGGTATTTTTGATCAATTTCCTTGCGATCTACTCCATAGCCAATCGTTCTTTTTCCTGGCGTATAATCAATAGCCATTTCAACTTCCGATTGCTTGGTTTCATTTGAGATAATCGTACGCTCTTTGTCTACATAGTAGTCTAAGTTAAAGAGGTCTGAGGCTGGTTTTAATGTTCGATAACTGAATGTCGTTAATAAACGCAAGTTTTTGACTGGTTCAATCTCTAAACCTACTGTTGAAAGATTGATGTCGGTAAGCTTGGAATTATCTCCACTAGCAAAAAGGGAACTTGAGGCGAAACTACGCCCTAATACATCATTCGTTTCCGTTAGACTTACCCCAATTTGTTCCACATCACGGCGGTTTCCTCCAAAAAGGATAAAACGCGATGGACTGTGAAGCAAGACTTTTCCACTAATACCATATTTGAATTTGTTGTCTTTGAAGCCGTAAGCTCCATATCCTTCTAATCTCCATTTGTCATTCGGACCAAAATAAGTTCGCCCTCCAGCACGCATACGCAAGCCTTCAATATCGTTATAACCGAAGGTCGAGAAAATAGGGCCGTAGTCGAAATTATATTTCGGAATATTATAGTAATTACTTGCAATGGTAGACGTTAAGTCGAATAAGAACCTAAACTTAGGTACGGTTTTTAAGGTATCTAACATTTTGTAGATACCAAACTCATCCTTGCTCAAAGGTTCAAAACGGTAGGTTTGCCAGAAATCATCTGAGCGAGTATAAATCGACTCGTCATATTCATTGACATCCTTTTTGTAAAAATCATCTGGATGCTTGATGTTGAATTGATGGTTTTGGTACACAGTTGTTCGCTTACCATAGATTCCTTTGGATTCTTCTTTTTTAGAAAGAGCGAAATCAGACATGAAGTGATCACGCGTCAATAAGAATACGGAATCATTCAATACGTCAAATTCTTGCTCAATATAAATTTCTTTCACCCAGTTGATGTTTGCATCACGACTGGCTTCCATATTAATCTTTTTGATAGCAAAGGTGGAATCATTGACCCAGAAATCTCCTTTGAATGTCAACTCTCCTTTTCGTCTAGGGTAATAGACAATGTTGTAGCACCATTTGTCATCAATAAAGGCACTATCTGCTAAGACGTAGTTGTATACATTGATTCCTGTTCGCGATAACGGACTGACGAAATCTTTGTCAAAAATCTTGATATAGTTGTTGTAGATGTTATATTCTGCATATAAATCTTTGACAAACTCAATAATATGTTGATTGGTATCAAAACCTGAGTTTTTAT
The window above is part of the Myroides odoratus DSM 2801 genome. Proteins encoded here:
- a CDS encoding inorganic diphosphatase: MSTFETFDAFVEIPAGSRNKYEYDFDLKRLRFDRLLYSNMRYPADYGFIPETLALDGDPLDVLVLFTEPSLPGMVVEVKPIGIFYMADDKGQDEKILCVPVSDPLMNKLNDIDDVNEHFKKEVEHFFKVYKDLENKTVTTNGFGDKAAAVKMIQECTARFNNLENKAEGLFSIRY
- a CDS encoding DUF5686 and carboxypeptidase-like regulatory domain-containing protein, with the translated sequence MKKKILFYLVFLLLASFQGVAQTKVSGRIKDTNQVDVSYASVYFKNSTQGVIANELGKFYLETENNYDTLVVSFVGYKTAYVPLKSRTNLDLSITLEEDNMLEEVRIFTGKTSKKNNPAIDILRKIWERKRKNGLYMFSQYEFDKYEKIEFDLNSIDSAYRKKKIFKGMEFIFDQVDTNRITGKTYLPIFINENIGQVYGDNIDNKKIEKTLGNKNSGFDTNQHIIEFVKDLYAEYNIYNNYIKIFDKDFVSPLSRTGINVYNYVLADSAFIDDKWCYNIVYYPRRKGELTFKGDFWVNDSTFAIKKINMEASRDANINWVKEIYIEQEFDVLNDSVFLLTRDHFMSDFALSKKEESKGIYGKRTTVYQNHQFNIKHPDDFYKKDVNEYDESIYTRSDDFWQTYRFEPLSKDEFGIYKMLDTLKTVPKFRFLFDLTSTIASNYYNIPKYNFDYGPIFSTFGYNDIEGLRMRAGGRTYFGPNDKWRLEGYGAYGFKDNKFKYGISGKVLLHSPSRFILFGGNRRDVEQIGVSLTETNDVLGRSFASSSLFASGDNSKLTDINLSTVGLEIEPVKNLRLLTTFSYRTLKPASDLFNLDYYVDKERTIISNETKQSEVEMAIDYTPGKRTIGYGVDRKEIDQKYLKLYLRYSHGFKGAFDSNFQYDKLQLYARKPILLGGFGTFTTTFEAGKTFGEVPLGLLSVVPGNQSWFNIENTFANLDYYEFVTNEYASIHLEHNFGGRLLSRIPWFRDLNLREIVGIRGIYGKISQENIDLNASQLVYKAPEDFYYEYYVGVGNIFKIFRLDLSWRGNYLDMPDARRFAIRGSFGIYF